One window of Channa argus isolate prfri chromosome 4, Channa argus male v1.0, whole genome shotgun sequence genomic DNA carries:
- the pgpep1l gene encoding pyroglutamyl-peptidase 1, protein MRATLDSANLRCVMDGDKIVVVTGFGPFRRFLVNPSWKAAQGLKSVGLGEQTVYCKELPVSYVKTQQVVAEIWQTLKPKLAVHLGIATGSSVVTLEQTGKNCRYIDKDVCGFCPESHCCVQGGPEKLDSVINMRVVSKQFKQPGMEVVYSRDAGRYLCDFAYYCSLYHGQRRAALIHVPSSGSLASADRLVPLLQTLIQTMLDQVKDSSETA, encoded by the exons ATGAGAGCAACACTTGACTCCGCCAACTTACGCTGCGTTATGGATGGCGACAAAATTGTAGTCGTTACAG GGTTTGGACCTTTTAGACGGTTCTTGGTGAACCCCAGCTGGAAAGCAGCTCAG GGATTGAAGTCAGTCGGATTGGGAGAACAGACTGTTTACTGCAAGGAGCTGCCTGTGAGTTATGTTAAGACTCAGCAAGTTGTTGCAGAGATTTGGCAGACTCTAAAACCAAAG CTCGCTGTACACCTGGGCATAGCCACAGGTTCCAGTGTCGTCACTTTGGAGCAAACTGGGAAGAACTGCAGATACATTGACAAAGATGTGTGTGGTTTCTGTCCTGAAAGTCACTGCTGTGTGCAAGGAGGACCAGAGAAACTGGACTCAGTCATTAACATGAGGGTTGTCTCAAAACAGTTCAAACAACCTGGGATGGAAGTTGTTTATTCAAGAGATGCTGGCAG GTACCTGTGTGATTTTGCATATTACTGCTCATTGTATCATGGTCAGAGAAGAGCAGCTCTTATCCATGTGCCGTCATCTGGGAGCCTGGCCTCAGCTGACAGACTGGTACCTCTGCTGCAGACTCTCATTCAGACCATGCTGGACCAGGTGAAAGACTCTTCAGAAACAGCATGA
- the igf1ra gene encoding insulin-like growth factor 1a receptor isoform X2, translating into MEVCSQVHLLSDIHFVIHGGECMPDCPSGFKRNETNGMLCSACNGLCNKVCTSLVIDSMDAAQYLKDCTYIEGNLDINIRQGNNIASELESSMGLIQTVTGYVRIRHSHALGSLSFLKSLRYIKGHELHDNMYSFSAINNQHLQHLWDWSQHNLTILAGRLFFSLNPKLCMSEIHTMWEKTGILEKPKEGDLRNNGERASCESHIVKFKSNTTTSNKIGLMWERYQPPDYGDLISFIVYFKESYFQNITEFDGQGGCGSNSWHMVDVDLPEDKNTDPNVTLQNLKPWTQYAIFVKAITLQVEEKHVTGAKSDIIYIRTRPSMPSMPRDAHAYANSSTKLVVKWSPPVFPNGNLTYYLVRWQQQPEDRELYQHNYCSKELKIPIRIPATGLTDMEESTKLSKSDLAGAEKGPCCACQKTPEEKDREKNDRVFLKIFENFLHNTIFLPRPADRRRRDLFGVANNTLFNESAGRGNTSVGTGDNSTDGTPPVKEYPFLEDKTSAEYLEILNLRPFTVYRIDIHACNEEVGRCSAGLFVFSRTKPAAKADDIPGKVTYDRCDKVEGCVVLHWQEPIMPNGLILMYEIKFRLGTEIEKHECVSRQQYRVHRGARLTNLGSGNYTAYVRGTSLAGNGSWTDSVSFYIPPFKQDDRVAFYLMIIIPIIVTLLIASLITILFFVNKKRNSDRLGNGVLYASVNPEYFSAAEMYVPDEWEVAREKITMHKELGQGSFGMVYEGIAKGVVKDEPETRVAIKTVNESASMRERIEFLNEASVMKEFNCHHVVRLLGVVSQGQPTLVIMELMTRGDLKSYLRSLRKEKATSQVLPPLKKMIQMAGEIADGMAYLNANKFVHRDLAARNCMVAEDFTVKIGDFGMTRDIYETDYYRKGGKGLLPVRWMSPESLKDGVFTTMSDVWSFGVVLWEIATLAEQPYQGMSNEQVLRFVMEGGLLDKPDNCPDMLFELMRMCWQFNPKMRPTFLEIISSIKDDLDPPFREMSFFYSEDNKPPDTEELDMEVENMENIPLDPASTRQPSASAAAAAAAAAAAAAAAAAAAASSGCEGGTPPPSAQQLSPMQGPSTLLLGPVSPSSLGPLASALASPGPTLDKHSGHISANGPVVVLRPNFDEMQPYAHMNGGRKNERALPLPQSSAC; encoded by the exons ATGGAGGTGTGCTCTCAGGTGCACCTGCTCAGTGACATTCACTTTGTCATCCACGGGGGAGAATGTATGCCTGACTGCCCCTCTGGCTTCAAACGCAACGAGACTAATGG TATGTTATGCAGTGCCTGTAATGGCCTGTGTAATAAGGTCTGCACGTCTCTTGTCATCGACTCCATGGATGCTGCTCAGTACCTGAAGGACTGCACTTACATCGAAGGCAACCTGGACATCAACATACGCCAGGGAA ATAACATAGCGTCTGAGCTGGAGAGCTCCATGGGACTGATCCAGACAGTGACGGGCTATGTGAGAATTCGACACTCCCACGCACTTGGCTCACTGTCCTTCCTCAAGAGCCTGCGTTACATCAAAGGGCATGAACTCCACGACAA CATGTATTCGTTCTCAGCCATCAACAACCAGCACCTGCAGCACCTATGGGACTGGAGTCAGCACAACTTGACTATTCTGGCCGGTCGtctgttcttcagtctgaacCCTAAACTCTGCATGTCTGAGATCCACACCATGTGGGAAAAGACAGGCATCCTCGAGAAGCCAAAGGAAGGTGATTTGCGTAACAATGGTGAAAGAGCAAGCT GTGAAAGCCATATTGTGAAGTTCAAGTCTAACACAACAACAAGCAATAAGATCGGGCTGATGTGGGAGCGCTATCAGCCACCAGACTATGGAGACCTTATCAGCTTTATAGTCTACTTTAAAGAGTC CTATTTCCAGAACATCACAGAGTTTGACGGTCAGGGTGGCTGTGGCTCAAACAGCTGGCACATGGTTGATGTGGATCTTCCTGAGGATAAAAACACTGACCCAAATGTCACTCTTCAAAACCTCAAGCCCTGGACCCAGTACGCTATTTTTGTGAAGGCGATTACcctgcaggtggaggaaaaacatGTTACTGGAGCAAAGAGTGACATCATCTACATTCGCACACGTCCCTCAA TGCCCTCTATGCCTAGAGATGCCCATGCATATGCCAACTCTTCAACCAAACTGGTGGTAAAATGGTCACCTCCAGTATTTCCCAATGGCAATCTGACTTACTACCTGGTCCgctggcagcagcagcctgaggATAGAGAGCTCTACCAACACAACTATTGCTCCAAAG AGCTGAAGATCCCAATCCGGATCCCAGCAACGGGGCTTACAGATATGGAAGAGAGCACAAAGCTGTCCAAGTCAGACCTGGCAGGGGCAGAGAAGGGGCCGTGCTGTGCCTGCCAGAAGACTCCTGAGGAGAAGGACCGGGAAAAAAATGACCGGGTGTTTTTGAAAATCTTCGAGAACTTCCTTCACAATACCATCTTTCTGCCGAG ACCTGCAGACCGTCGTCGCAGAGATCTGTTTGGTGTGGCTAATAACACACTGTTTAACGAGAGTGCTGGCAGGGGCAACACCAGCGTTGGCACGGGTGACAACAGTACAGATGGCACTCCTCCTGTCAAAGAGTACCCCTTCCTAGAGGACAAGACCTCAGCTGAATATTTAGAAATCCTCAACCTGCGACCCTTCACAGTCTATCGTATTGACATCCATGCCTGCAATGAGGAGGTGGGGCGCTGCAGCGCTGGGTTGTTTGTGTTCTCCAGGACCAAACCCGCAG CCAAGGCAGATGACATCCCTGGAAAGGTGACTTATGACAGGTGTGACAAAGTTGAGGGCTGTGTGGTCCTGCACTGGCAAGAGCCCATTATGCCCAATGGACTGATCCTGATGTATGAGATCAAATTTCGTTTGGGGACTGAG ATTGAGAAACACGAGTGTGTGTCACGGCAGCAATATCGCGTGCACAGAGGAGCTCGCCTCACCAACCTGGGTTCAGGAAACTACACTGCTTATGTGCGTGGAACTTCTTTAGCAGGGAACGGCTCCTGGACGGACAGTGTGTCCTTCTACATACCTCCATTCAAAC AAGATGATCGTGTTGCGTTCTACTTGATGATTATTATTCCCATCATAGTAACACTACTCATTGCCAGCCTCATCACCATTCTCTTCTTTGTGAACAAAAAGAG GAACAGTGACAGGCTGGGGAATGGAGTCCTTTATGCATCTGTCAACCCAGAGTACTTCAGTGCTGCTGAAA TGTACGTCCCGGATGAGTGGGAGGTGGCTAGGGAGAAGATCACTATGCACAAGGAGTTGGGCCAGGGCTCCTTCGGCATGGTGTACGAAGGTATTGCCAAGGGAGTGGTCAAGGATGAACCTGAGACACGAGTGGCTATCAAGACTGTCAATGAGTCGGCCAGCATGAGGGAGCGCATTGAGTTTTTGAATGAGGCCTCTGTCATGAAGGAGTTCAACTGTCACCATGTG GTGCGGCTGCTAGGGGTGGTCTCGCAAGGACAGCCAACCTTGGTGATTATGGAGCTGATGACCCGTGGAGATCTGAAGAGCTACCTGCGCTCTCTGCGCAAAGAA AAAGCCACAAGCCAGGTCCTACCCCCGCTCAAAAAGATGATCCAGATGGCAGGGGAAATTGCCGACGGCATGGCGTATCTCAATGCCAACAAATTTGTCCACAGAGATCTGGCTGCCAGGAACTGCATGGTGGCAGAGGACTTCACTGTGAAGATTGGAG aTTTTGGTATGACCAGAGATATTTATGAAACGGATTACTACCGAAAAGGAGGAAAGGGCTTGCTGCCTGTTAGGTGGATGTCTCCAGAATCGCTGAAAGATGGCGTGTTCACTACAATGTCTGATGTCTG GTCATTTGGTGTTGTGCTGTGGGAGATCGCCACTTTAGCAGAACAGCCTTACCAAGGCATGTCCAATGAACAAGTGCTGCGGTTCGTAATGGAGGGAGGGCTCCTGGACAAACCGGACAACTGCCCTGACATGCT GTTTGAGCTGATGAGGATGTGCTGGCAGTTTAATCCCAAGATGCGTCCGACCTTCTTGGAGATCATCAGCAGCATCAAGGACGACCTGGATCCTCCCTTCAGGGAAATGAGCTTCTTCTACAGTGAGGACAATAAGCCGCCGGACACTGAGGAGCTGGACATGGAGGTAGAAAACATGGAGAACATTCCACTGGACCCTGCGTCCACCAGGCAGccttctgcttctgctgctgctgctgctgctgctgctgctgctgccgctgccgctgctgccgccgccgccgcGTCGTCGGGGTGTGAAGGAGGGACACCTCCTCCTTCTGCCCAGCAGTTGTCTCCCATGCAAGGCCCAAGTACCCTACTATTGGGACCTGTGTCTCCCTCCTCCCTGGGCCCTCTTGCCTCAGCTTTGGCATCTCCAGGACCAACCCTGGACAAGCACTCAGGACATATTTCGGCTAACGGGCCTGTAGTGGTACTGCGGCCAAACTTTGATGAAATGCAACCCTATGCACACATGAATGGGGGCAGAAAGAATGAACGGGCGTTACCACTGCCCCAGTCATCAGCCTGCTGA